In a genomic window of Mucilaginibacter sp. KACC 22063:
- a CDS encoding efflux RND transporter permease subunit, with protein MDKILRGIIGFSLRNKYLIIALAATLVVTGVIVFSQMPIEAFPDVTNTEIDIITQWPGQSAEEVEKLVTIPIEIALNPVQQKVSLRSSTIFGLSYIKVIFDDDVKDPEARQQVMNLLQNATLPNGIQPSVQPPVGPTGEIYRYTLKSSVRDVRELKTIQDWVIDRRLRAIPGIGDINAFGGKTKTYEITVNPEKLATLNITPLDVFTAVQKTNINVGGDMIVRNNQAFAVRGIGLLNDINEIRNIIVTNNNGVPVLVKDVAEVQISNLPRLGWVGRSDAIDSENGKRKVIDDPDAVEAIVVMRKGENPTVVVKALKAEIDKLNNDVLPADTKIIPYYDRTNLIDYATHTVLHNLIEGILLVTFLVSIFMFNWRTTLIVSIIIPLALLFAFICLHLKGMSANLLSLGAVDFGIIIDGAVVMVEGMFVFLDHQAVTLGMDRFNKKIKSGMIKNNGAVLGKAIFFAKLIIITGLLPIFAFQKVEGKLFSPLAYTLGFALLGALITTLTLVPVLISLLLKKNVHEKHNPVVHALTGFMLGGFIRSFKHKEIVVVLSLIAMVLGLFSFKFLGSEFLPELNEGSIWLRVQLPYSVSLDQSVVTAKQVRKILMTFPQVKYAVSQTGRPDNGTDVAGFYNNEFDVIMYPEEDWKPKISKEELIKQMNQKLSVIPGADLNFSQPISDNVEEAVSGVKGSIVVKVYGDSLNYMENRVNSVYRVLKTVRGIEDLGVLKSIGLPELNINLNQQKMAQYGVSTADANSVISMAIGGQAASTLYEGVRTFDIRIRFPEGFRKTPDDIGDLLVPTMNGSKVALSEIATITQKTGPCLIFRDGNERYATVKFSVRGRDMGSTIAEAQQKVAAQVQIKRGYRLAWQGDFENQQRATKRLAQVVPISLILIFFLLFIMFGTIKDAALVFLNVPFAIVGGILALFITGTNFSISAGIGFIALFGICIQDGVLLITVFKQNLANLQVGEQTLYNAIKLGVNSRIRPVMMTALMAAIGLFPAAISHGIGSESSRPLARVVIGGILCAMIFSLWVFPLIFGWAYRKEDKTTK; from the coding sequence ATGGACAAGATACTCAGAGGGATCATCGGATTCTCTTTAAGAAATAAATACCTGATTATTGCGCTGGCTGCCACACTGGTAGTTACAGGTGTAATAGTCTTTAGCCAGATGCCTATTGAGGCCTTCCCGGATGTAACCAATACCGAGATTGACATTATTACCCAATGGCCAGGGCAAAGCGCCGAAGAGGTAGAGAAACTGGTAACCATACCTATTGAAATCGCCTTAAACCCGGTGCAACAAAAGGTAAGCTTGCGCTCGTCAACCATATTCGGACTTAGCTACATCAAAGTAATATTTGATGATGATGTAAAAGACCCCGAAGCGCGCCAGCAGGTAATGAACCTGTTGCAAAATGCAACGTTGCCAAATGGTATACAGCCATCGGTGCAGCCGCCGGTTGGCCCCACAGGCGAGATTTACCGCTACACGCTTAAAAGCTCGGTAAGGGATGTGAGGGAACTGAAAACCATCCAGGACTGGGTGATCGACCGCCGCTTACGTGCCATACCTGGTATCGGCGACATCAATGCCTTTGGTGGTAAAACCAAGACTTACGAGATCACCGTTAACCCCGAAAAGCTGGCTACCTTAAACATTACACCGCTTGATGTTTTCACCGCCGTGCAAAAAACCAACATTAACGTTGGCGGCGACATGATTGTGCGTAACAACCAGGCATTTGCGGTACGTGGTATCGGTTTGCTGAATGATATTAATGAGATCAGGAACATCATCGTTACCAATAATAACGGTGTGCCGGTACTGGTTAAGGACGTAGCCGAGGTACAGATCTCAAACCTGCCGCGATTAGGTTGGGTTGGCCGTAGTGATGCAATTGACAGTGAAAACGGTAAGCGTAAAGTGATAGACGACCCTGATGCTGTTGAGGCGATTGTGGTAATGCGTAAAGGCGAAAACCCAACCGTGGTAGTAAAAGCATTAAAAGCTGAAATTGATAAGCTGAATAATGATGTTTTACCTGCTGATACCAAGATCATCCCCTATTATGACCGTACTAATTTAATTGACTATGCAACCCATACCGTATTGCATAACCTGATAGAAGGTATCTTGCTGGTAACATTCCTGGTGTCCATTTTTATGTTTAACTGGCGCACCACGCTGATTGTATCTATCATTATTCCGCTGGCGCTGTTATTTGCCTTTATCTGTCTGCATTTGAAGGGCATGTCGGCCAACCTGCTTTCATTAGGCGCTGTCGACTTTGGGATTATCATAGACGGTGCGGTGGTGATGGTGGAAGGTATGTTCGTCTTTCTCGATCATCAGGCTGTTACGCTGGGCATGGACCGGTTTAACAAAAAGATCAAATCGGGCATGATCAAAAATAATGGCGCAGTATTAGGTAAGGCGATCTTCTTTGCCAAGCTGATCATTATTACAGGCTTGCTGCCCATCTTTGCTTTCCAAAAAGTAGAAGGCAAGTTGTTTTCGCCTTTAGCTTATACACTGGGTTTTGCACTGCTCGGCGCATTAATCACCACGCTTACGCTGGTACCTGTATTGATAAGCCTGTTGCTTAAGAAAAACGTGCATGAAAAGCATAACCCGGTAGTACACGCCCTTACAGGCTTTATGCTGGGCGGCTTTATCCGTTCTTTTAAACATAAAGAAATTGTGGTGGTGCTATCATTGATTGCTATGGTGTTAGGCTTGTTTTCCTTTAAGTTTTTGGGTAGCGAATTTTTGCCCGAACTAAATGAAGGCTCCATATGGCTGCGTGTGCAGTTGCCCTACAGTGTATCGCTTGATCAGTCTGTAGTTACAGCAAAACAAGTGCGTAAAATACTCATGACCTTTCCGCAGGTAAAATATGCGGTATCGCAAACCGGAAGGCCCGATAACGGAACAGATGTGGCCGGATTTTACAACAACGAGTTTGACGTGATCATGTACCCGGAAGAGGATTGGAAGCCCAAGATCTCAAAGGAGGAACTGATTAAGCAGATGAATCAAAAGCTATCTGTAATACCGGGTGCCGACCTTAACTTTTCGCAACCCATCAGTGATAACGTGGAAGAAGCGGTATCAGGTGTGAAGGGTTCCATTGTAGTGAAGGTATATGGCGATTCGCTTAATTACATGGAAAATCGTGTCAATTCGGTATACCGCGTATTAAAAACCGTACGTGGTATCGAAGATCTTGGGGTACTGAAAAGCATCGGTTTACCTGAATTGAACATTAACCTGAACCAGCAAAAAATGGCGCAGTATGGGGTAAGCACTGCCGATGCCAACTCTGTAATTTCAATGGCGATAGGCGGACAGGCCGCATCTACCTTATATGAGGGTGTACGTACATTTGATATACGTATCCGTTTCCCGGAAGGGTTTAGGAAAACGCCTGACGACATTGGCGACCTGCTTGTACCTACCATGAACGGCAGCAAGGTAGCGCTGAGTGAGATTGCCACCATTACCCAAAAAACGGGGCCTTGCCTGATATTCAGAGACGGTAACGAGCGTTATGCTACGGTTAAATTCTCTGTTCGCGGGCGGGATATGGGTAGCACCATAGCCGAAGCGCAACAAAAGGTTGCTGCACAGGTGCAGATTAAGCGAGGCTACCGCCTAGCCTGGCAGGGAGATTTTGAAAACCAGCAGCGTGCAACCAAGCGGTTAGCGCAGGTGGTGCCTATCAGTTTGATCCTGATTTTCTTCCTGCTGTTTATCATGTTCGGTACTATAAAAGATGCAGCATTGGTGTTCCTTAACGTGCCGTTCGCTATAGTCGGGGGTATACTCGCCTTGTTTATTACGGGTACTAATTTCAGTATCTCAGCAGGTATCGGGTTTATTGCACTGTTTGGTATCTGTATTCAGGATGGTGTATTGCTGATCACCGTATTTAAGCAAAACCTGGCAAACCTGCAGGTAGGCGAGCAAACCTTGTACAACGCTATTAAACTGGGTGTAAATTCACGGATCAGGCCGGTGATGATGACCGCATTGATGGCAGCTATTGGTTTATTCCCGGCAGCTATATCACATGGTATCGGTTCAGAAAGCTCAAGGCCTTTGGCAAGGGTAGTAATTGGTGGTATCCTTTGCGCCATGATCTTTAGCTTATGGGTGTTCCCGCTGATATTTGGTTGGGCATATCGTAAAGAGGATAA